The sequence below is a genomic window from Gallaecimonas xiamenensis 3-C-1.
CGCCGGCACGCTTATCGCTGCCGACGATACGCCAGAAATGACGTTTTAAAGGAAAGGGCCGGCAACGGCCCTTTTTATTGGGCCTGCTGCATCAGCCGAAACAGCACCCGCACCTTCTCATGGGCCTGGGGTAGCTCTTCCACCGCAACCGGGCGGCTGAACAAGAAGCCCTGGCCAAAGCGCCCGCCCAAGGCCAACACCTGCAAGAATTCGTCTTCGGTTTCGATGCCTTCCACCACCACCCTCAGGCCCAGCTTGGCCGACAGTCCCATCACCATCTCCAAGATGGCGTACTGATCCGGGTTGCGGTGCAGGCCGGACACCAGGCTGCGGTCCACCTTGAGGATGTCCAGGGGCAGTTGGCGCAAGTAACCGAGGGACGAATAACCGGTACCAAAATCGTCCAGGGCCAGTTTAAAGCCCAGCTCCCTAAGGCGCCTTATCACGTCCTTGACCCCTTCGGGGTCGGCCATCACCGCCGACTCGGTCAGCTCCAGCTTGATGCGCTCTGGCGCCACCCCGTGGGCCTGCAACAGGCCATGAAGGCGCTCCGGCAGGTTGGAGTCGTGCAGCTGCACCGCCGACAGGTTCACCCCCAGGTTAAAGCCCTTGGGATGCAGGGCCTGCAACAGCGGGTGTTTGGCCAACTGCAGGGCTTGACGCATCACCACGTCACTTAACTGGCGGATAAGGCCGGTTTCCTCGGCCACCGGGATAAAGCGGGCCGGGCTGATGGTGCCCTTGTTGGGGTGCTCGATGCGGGCCAGCACCTCGTAACCGTTGATATTGCCGTTGTCGAAATCGATGATGGGTTGCAGCTTGACCGCCACCCAGTCGTAACGCAGGGCGTTACGCAGTATCTGTTCGGTTTCCAGGCGCTCCAGGCTGGAGGTGCGCATGGCGTCTTCAAAGAGGCGAAAGTCGCTGCCGTGGCGGTTGCGCACTTCCCTCAAGGCCAGCTGCGCCGCCTGGATGCCGTCTTCGGCGCTCTGGGCACGGATCTGCACCAGATTGCAGGCACCGATATGGCAAGACAGCCACAGCCGCTGCTCCCCTATCTCGAAAGGCTCCTCGAACAGGCTCAGCAGATCCTGGGCAAAAGCATGGAGCAGAGTGTCGTCGGCCTGGGGCAGCAAGAAGCCGTAAAGGCCCCCGGACAGATAGGCCAGCAGGGCATGGGGGCCCAGCAGCCCCAGCAGCCGCGCCGACAGGGCCTCGGTGAGCTGTTGGGTGTCGCGCCGGGACAGGGATTCTGCCAGCAGGCTGCGGTTGGCGATGCTCAGCATCACCATGGAGGCCGGCTCGCCTTTGGCCAGGCGCTCGTTGGCGATAAGTTCGAAATAGTCGCCATTGGCAAGGCCGGTTTCGCTGTCGCGAAAACGCATCTGGGTCACATCGCTCAGGGTGCCGGACATCCAGGTCACCTGGCCTGTAGCCGGGTCCCTGTCCCCTACCCCACGGCACAATACCCAGCGGTAACCACCGGCGTTGTCGGCCATGCGGTACTCGGCCTCGAAGCGGGCCGCCACCCCGCAAAGATGCAGATGCAGGGCTTTCTTGAAGGCTCCCACGTCCGCCGGGTGCATCAGTTTGAGCCAGTAATCGAGGCTAAAGCAGCTCTCGTTCTTGGCCCCCACCAGGGATCCCAGCCACTGGGTGGACACCCGCACCAGATCGTTGTCTGGGTCCCATTCCCAAATGCCGACACCGGCCCCCTTGACGATAAGGTCCAGCCGCTTGGTGCGCTCCAGCACCCGCTGTTCCAGTTCCTGGCGGTTGTCCTCCAGGCTTTGCAGGTTCTGCTCCATGGACTCGAGCAGGAAGTTGGTGAGAATGGCCAGCTTTTGCAGATCAACGTCACTGCTGCCGGTCTGCACCCGAAAAGAAAAGTCGTTGTCTACCGCCCGGCACAGCTGGTCGGCAATGGCATTGACCCCTTTGCGGATGGTGTTGTCACTCATGGTGACTCCCCGGAGAAGTAGAGGCTGAATTCGCAGTAGCTGTCCCCTCTGTGCTGGCAGCGGTCATGGGAAAGGTGGCCGCTCTGGCCGTACTCGTCCAACAACCGGTAAAAGAGGGCCTCGTAAAGGCCGCAAAGCTTATTGGGGGAGTAGTAGCGTACCCGCATCGGTATGCTGCCCTCCAGCAGCTCAAACTTCTGGGTTACCCTTTCGCGGGTGCCCTTGTCCTGGATGCTGGATGCCAGGGTCTTGTGGATACGTGGCTGACGGCGCAGGAAGTCTTCGGCAGACTCGGCCATGTCGTAGAAAAAGGGAAACTGCCGGCGCGAGGCGATGATGAACTGGTCCGCGTAGAGGCGAAACAGGGCCGGCCTGTCCAGACCGAAATGGGCACCAGTGGCCTCAATCATGGCCAGGCATTGGGCGTTGTCGTAATCGCTGTCGATACGAAACTCCGGCAGCTGCGCCAGGCCCAGGCGCGCCGCTACGGCGTTCAAGGCCACATCGCCACCCAGGTGGCGAATGGTGTTGACCAACACATATTGGATATAGCCGACCAAAACGTCTGCTCCTTACTGAAAACCGAGACTCTTACTACTGCCTTGTCCCTGGCTTCAGACTTCAAGCGTCCGGCTACAGTCGTATCGGCCAAAACCGATACCCCTTTACCCAAGTAGGACCAGATCGTCCCTGTGTATCGCCACGGCCCCCCGGTCAAACCCCAGGGCCATGCTGATGGCGTCGGAATGTACCCCAAGGATAGCCGTCAATTCCGCAGCGCTATATCGGACCAGTCCCACCCCCAGCTTGTGCCCGTCCGGTGCCAGCAGGGCCACGGCGTCGCCCCGCTCGAAACGGCCATGGATGGCCGAGATGCCCTTGGGCAGCAGGCTGGCCCCCTTATCCACCAGGGCCCGGACCGCGCCGTCATCCAATTGCAGCCGTCCTACGGGCGGCGGGCCGGCAAGGATCCATTGTTTACGACTTTCCAAGGGATCTTCGATGGGGGAAAAACGGGTTCCCACCCGCTCACCGGCCACCAGCCGTCCAATCACGTCTACCCCGTGGCCCGAGGCAATCACCACGGCGATGCCGGCCCGGCGCGCCACGTCTGCCGCTTGCAGCTTGGTGGCCATGCCGCCGGTACCAAGGCCAGACACACTGCCACCGGCCAGCTTGTGGAGGGTGGCGTCTATGGTTTTCACCTCTTGTATCAGCTCGGCATCGGGGTTGGCACGGGGGTCTGCGGTAAAGAGCCCAGGTTGGTCGGTCAGCAGCAACAGCAGTTCGGCCTTGGCCAAGATAGCCACCCTGGCCGACAGGTTATCGTTGTCCCCCACCTTGATCTCGTTGGTGGCCACGGCGTCGTTTTCATTGATAAGGGGAATAACCCCGTGGCTGAGCAGCGTGCCCAGGGTATCCCTGGCATTGAGGTAACGTTCCCGGTCTTCCAAATCGGCCCGGGTCAGCAGCATCTGGCCGACATTAAGCCCATAAAGGCCAAAGAGGTGCTGCCAAAGCTGCACCAGCTGACCCTGGCCTATGGCGGCCAACATCTGCTTGTGGGGAAGGTCGGCCGGCAGGTCGGGAAAGCCCAGCAGTTCGCGGCCGGCGGCAACAGCCCCCGAGGTGACCACCACCACCTTGTGCCCGGCCTTTTGCAACATGGCACATTGGCGCACCAACTCCACCATATGGGCCCGATCCAGGCGCTGGGTACCGCCTGTCAGCACGCTGGTACCCAATTTGACAACCACGATCATCAGCTATCTTCCGAGACTGTAAAGCCTCGTTATACCTGCGTGTCAGGGCCTTGCCAATGCCTCAATGTAGTGTTTACGGCACACCGAAACGTAGCGGTCGTTACCGCCGATCTCCACCTGGGCCCCTTCCTTGATGGGCTGACCATCGGCACCGACCCGCAGCACCCGGTTGGCCTTGCGGCCGCAGTGGCAGACGGTTTTCAGCTCCACCAGCTTGTCGGCCCAGGCCAGCAGGTACTGGGCCCCTTCGAAAAGCTCGGCACGAAAGTCGGTGCGTAGGCCAAAGGCCAGCACCGGAATACCCAGTTCGTCGACGATGCGGCACAGCTGGGCCACCTGGGCCTTGCTGAGAAACTGGGCTTCGTCCAGCAGCAGGCAATGAATGCGCTGGGTATGGGACAGGCCCAGCACCTCGGCAAAGAGGTCGCTTTGGGGATCGAAGACACAGGCTTCGCTCTCCAGGCCGATGCGAGAGCTGATCATGCCCTTGCCGGAGCGGTCATCCACGGCGGCGGTATAAAGGAGCGCGTTCATGCCGCGCTCCCGGTAGTTGTAGGCAGACTGCAGCAAGGAGGTGGACTTGCCGGCATTCATCGCCGAGTAATAGAAATAGAGCTGGGCCATTTAGACTTCCTGTTTTTGGGGCGCAAGTTTACCCCATCCCCCCAGCAGCGTCACCGCCAGCACCAGGACCACCAGCACCACCAGCCACAGGGGGCCAAGGGGCAGGCCAAGGGCGCTGAGGCTGTAACCCAGCACGCAGATCCCCGCCGCCAGGCCGGCATAGGGCAGCTGGGTCAGCACATGGTCCATATGCTCACACTCGGCCCCGGCGGACGACAGTATGGTGGTGTCGGAAGCGGGCGAGCAGTGGTCACCAAAGACGGCGCCAGACACCACGGCCCCCAGGGCCAGGGGCAGCAAGGCCGGGTCCACCAGTTGCGCCCCCAGGGGCAGCATGATGCCGAAGGTGCCCCAGCTGGAACCGGTGGCCAGGGCCATCACCATGGCGATAAAGAACAAGGCCAGGGGCATCCAGGGACCAAGGGAGGCACCTTTGACCCAGGAGGCCAGGTAAGCACCTACTTGCACGTCCTTCATCACCGCCGCCAGCAGCCAGGCGCTCAGCAGCAGGTAAACCGCCGGCAGCATCACCTTGGCACCGGCCCAGGCATTGGCCAGGCGCTGGGATTTGGCCTTCCAAAGGGCCCATAGCAGGGCCGGCAGGGCTCCCAATACCAAAGACAGGCCCACATTGGTGTTTTCCAGGGCGCTGATGGCGGACACCGGGCCTTCAGTGGCCAGGGCGCCGGTAACAAAGAGGGCCACCAGGGTCACCAGGATCAGGGCCAGCAGCGGCCCCAGCAGCGGCAACAGCGCCCCTTGGGCCTGCTGGGTGGCTACCAGGGGCTGGGGTTTGGCCTTGGCCTTTTTCATGGCCCCAAGATCCCAGTCGGTCCAGGCGGTGAACACCACCAGCAGCAACGCCAGCCAGGGGTAGAAAGCCGCCAGGCTCATGTCCACAAAAAGGCCCATGGGGCTGGCTGCCAGGGGGGCCAGCAAGGACAGCATAAAGGCGCCCCAGGAGGACAACGGCATCAGGGCACAAACCGGGGCGGCGGTGGAATCGATGTAATAGGCCAGGCGCTCGCGGCTGAGGCGATAGCGGTCAGCCAGGGGGCGGGTAGCCTGGCCTACCGCCAGGGCATTGAAGTAGTCGTCGATAAAGATGGCCAGGCCCAGGCCAACGCTCATCAATCCCACGCCCCGGCGGCTTTGGATGCGGCTGGCGCAGGCGTCGGCAAAGGCCTGGGCGGCGCCGCTGACCTGCAACAGCCGCGACAGGGCGCCGAGCATCAGCAGGAAGGCCACCACCTGCAGCGTCCACCAGCTGATGCCGTCATCATAAAAGAGGCCAGTGACTTTGGTGCCCAGGTACAGGGGCAGCTCGGGCAACGGGGTCAGCAGGAAAGCGCCTACCAGGCTGCCCAGCAGCAAAGAAAGCAGGATACGGCGGGTAGCCAGGGCCAGTCCCAGGGTCAGGACTGTGGGGATCAGCGATTGGGCTGACAGGGAGAGATCATTTAATTCCATGGAATTTCCAGCAAATTCCCATGGAGAACCACAAAAGGAACGGGGGCCTTCGGTAGCGCTCCATAGTGTTTAGGACTATGGCAGTGCCGCGACTTTCGCCCACGACACCAGCAAAACCGCTTGATGTCGGCTTCACTTCGGCGCACTGGCCTTTTACCGGGGATCCACAGCATCACCTTCCCCCCGGCGACTCATCCAGGACGCACCTCTACTTGGCGCGGCTACTCTGTCAGCGCCCGATAGTGAATGCAAACAAAAAGTGCGCCTCTTGGGCGCACCTTGACCAGTAGTGCGGCTTTTACAGCTTTTCTGTGAGCTCGGGCACTATTTCGAAGAGATCCCCCACCAGGCCGTAGTCGGCCACTTGGAAGATGGGCGCCTCCGGATCCTTGTTGATGGCAACGATCACCTTGGAATCCTTCATCCCCGCCAGGTGCTGGATGGCACCGCTGATACCCACGGCAATGTACAGATCCGGCGCCACTATCTTGCCGGTCTGGCCCACCTGCCAGTCGTTGGGCACAAAGCCGGCGTCCACCGCCGCCCGTGAGGCGCCGATGGCGGCCCCCAGTTTGTCGGCCAGGGCTTCGAGCATCTTGAAGTTGTCGCCGCTTTGCAGGCCGCGGCCACCGGAGATGACCACCCTGGCGCTGGATAGCTCCGGGCGCTCGCTCTCGGTCAGTTCGGCACCGATAAAGCGGCTGGCGCCAAAGCTGGCGTCGCTTTGCAGGGTAACCACAGGGGCATTGTTGCCGGCGCCGCTGGCGTCGAAGGCCGCCGGGCGCACTGTCACCACCTTGGTGGCGTCCAGGGCCTGCACAGTGGCGATGGCGTTGCCGGCATAGATGGGCCTTTTGAAGGTATCGGCGCTGTCGACGGCGATGATGTCGGAGATCTGCGCCACATCCAGCTTGGCCGCCACCCTTGGCATCAGGTTCTTGCCAGTGGTGGAACTGGCCGCCACCAGGTGGCTGTAGTCAGCGGCCAGGGCCACTATGGCCTGGCTCAGGGCTTCCGGCAGCGCGTGCGCAAAACGCGCCTCATCCAGCACCAGGACTTTGGCGACACCATCAAGTTCAGTTGCAGCACGGATAACCTCCTGGCATTGGTGACCGGCCACCAAAAGGTGGATGTCGTCGCCCATGGCACGGGCGGCGCTCAGCACCTTGGCGGTGTCCGGTTTGAGGTGTTTGTTGTCGTGTTCGGCAATGACCAGAATGCTCATCAGATCACCTTCGCTTGGTTACGCAGTTTGTCGATGAGGCTGTCGACGCTGTCGACCTTCTCGCCCCCTTGGCGCACCGGCGGCGCCGTTACCGCCAGCACCTTGACCCGGGGTGCCAAATCCACCCCAAGGGCGGCGCCGTCCAACTGGTCCAGGGGCTTGCGCTTGGCCTTCATGATGTTGGGCAGGGTGGCATAGCGGGGCTCGTTGAGGCGCAGGTCGGTGGTGACCACCGCCGGCAGGGCCACCGCCACGGTTTCCAGGCCGCCGTCCACTTCCCGGGTCACCAGCAGTTCCTGGCCTTCGACTACCAGCTTGGAAGCAAAGGTAGCCTGGGGCCAGTCGTTAAGGGCCGCCAGCATCTGGCCGGTCTGGTTGTTGTCGGAATCGATGGCTTGTTTACCGAGGATCACCAGATCCGGTTTTTCCTGGTCACAGACCTTGGCCAGCAGCTTGGCCACCAGCAGGGAGTCCAGGCCCTCTTCGGTTTTGACCTGGATGGCCCTGTCGGCCCCCAGGGCCAGGGCGGTGCGCAGCTGTTCTTGGCAGGCATCAGAGCCCACCGAAACCGCAACCACCTCGGTAGCGGTGCCCTGTTCTTTAAGGCGCACCGCTTCTTCCACGGCAATTTCACA
It includes:
- a CDS encoding EAL domain-containing protein, whose protein sequence is MSDNTIRKGVNAIADQLCRAVDNDFSFRVQTGSSDVDLQKLAILTNFLLESMEQNLQSLEDNRQELEQRVLERTKRLDLIVKGAGVGIWEWDPDNDLVRVSTQWLGSLVGAKNESCFSLDYWLKLMHPADVGAFKKALHLHLCGVAARFEAEYRMADNAGGYRWVLCRGVGDRDPATGQVTWMSGTLSDVTQMRFRDSETGLANGDYFELIANERLAKGEPASMVMLSIANRSLLAESLSRRDTQQLTEALSARLLGLLGPHALLAYLSGGLYGFLLPQADDTLLHAFAQDLLSLFEEPFEIGEQRLWLSCHIGACNLVQIRAQSAEDGIQAAQLALREVRNRHGSDFRLFEDAMRTSSLERLETEQILRNALRYDWVAVKLQPIIDFDNGNINGYEVLARIEHPNKGTISPARFIPVAEETGLIRQLSDVVMRQALQLAKHPLLQALHPKGFNLGVNLSAVQLHDSNLPERLHGLLQAHGVAPERIKLELTESAVMADPEGVKDVIRRLRELGFKLALDDFGTGYSSLGYLRQLPLDILKVDRSLVSGLHRNPDQYAILEMVMGLSAKLGLRVVVEGIETEDEFLQVLALGGRFGQGFLFSRPVAVEELPQAHEKVRVLFRLMQQAQ
- a CDS encoding heme NO-binding domain-containing protein, producing MVGYIQYVLVNTIRHLGGDVALNAVAARLGLAQLPEFRIDSDYDNAQCLAMIEATGAHFGLDRPALFRLYADQFIIASRRQFPFFYDMAESAEDFLRRQPRIHKTLASSIQDKGTRERVTQKFELLEGSIPMRVRYYSPNKLCGLYEALFYRLLDEYGQSGHLSHDRCQHRGDSYCEFSLYFSGESP
- the proB gene encoding glutamate 5-kinase: MIVVVKLGTSVLTGGTQRLDRAHMVELVRQCAMLQKAGHKVVVVTSGAVAAGRELLGFPDLPADLPHKQMLAAIGQGQLVQLWQHLFGLYGLNVGQMLLTRADLEDRERYLNARDTLGTLLSHGVIPLINENDAVATNEIKVGDNDNLSARVAILAKAELLLLLTDQPGLFTADPRANPDAELIQEVKTIDATLHKLAGGSVSGLGTGGMATKLQAADVARRAGIAVVIASGHGVDVIGRLVAGERVGTRFSPIEDPLESRKQWILAGPPPVGRLQLDDGAVRALVDKGASLLPKGISAIHGRFERGDAVALLAPDGHKLGVGLVRYSAAELTAILGVHSDAISMALGFDRGAVAIHRDDLVLLG
- a CDS encoding thymidine kinase gives rise to the protein MAQLYFYYSAMNAGKSTSLLQSAYNYRERGMNALLYTAAVDDRSGKGMISSRIGLESEACVFDPQSDLFAEVLGLSHTQRIHCLLLDEAQFLSKAQVAQLCRIVDELGIPVLAFGLRTDFRAELFEGAQYLLAWADKLVELKTVCHCGRKANRVLRVGADGQPIKEGAQVEIGGNDRYVSVCRKHYIEALARP
- a CDS encoding Na+/H+ antiporter NhaC family protein, with the protein product MELNDLSLSAQSLIPTVLTLGLALATRRILLSLLLGSLVGAFLLTPLPELPLYLGTKVTGLFYDDGISWWTLQVVAFLLMLGALSRLLQVSGAAQAFADACASRIQSRRGVGLMSVGLGLAIFIDDYFNALAVGQATRPLADRYRLSRERLAYYIDSTAAPVCALMPLSSWGAFMLSLLAPLAASPMGLFVDMSLAAFYPWLALLLVVFTAWTDWDLGAMKKAKAKPQPLVATQQAQGALLPLLGPLLALILVTLVALFVTGALATEGPVSAISALENTNVGLSLVLGALPALLWALWKAKSQRLANAWAGAKVMLPAVYLLLSAWLLAAVMKDVQVGAYLASWVKGASLGPWMPLALFFIAMVMALATGSSWGTFGIMLPLGAQLVDPALLPLALGAVVSGAVFGDHCSPASDTTILSSAGAECEHMDHVLTQLPYAGLAAGICVLGYSLSALGLPLGPLWLVVLVVLVLAVTLLGGWGKLAPQKQEV
- a CDS encoding electron transfer flavoprotein subunit alpha/FixB family protein is translated as MSILVIAEHDNKHLKPDTAKVLSAARAMGDDIHLLVAGHQCQEVIRAATELDGVAKVLVLDEARFAHALPEALSQAIVALAADYSHLVAASSTTGKNLMPRVAAKLDVAQISDIIAVDSADTFKRPIYAGNAIATVQALDATKVVTVRPAAFDASGAGNNAPVVTLQSDASFGASRFIGAELTESERPELSSARVVISGGRGLQSGDNFKMLEALADKLGAAIGASRAAVDAGFVPNDWQVGQTGKIVAPDLYIAVGISGAIQHLAGMKDSKVIVAINKDPEAPIFQVADYGLVGDLFEIVPELTEKL
- a CDS encoding electron transfer flavoprotein subunit beta/FixA family protein; this encodes MKVLVAVKRVIDYNVKVRVKADQSGVDLANVKMAINPFCEIAVEEAVRLKEQGTATEVVAVSVGSDACQEQLRTALALGADRAIQVKTEEGLDSLLVAKLLAKVCDQEKPDLVILGKQAIDSDNNQTGQMLAALNDWPQATFASKLVVEGQELLVTREVDGGLETVAVALPAVVTTDLRLNEPRYATLPNIMKAKRKPLDQLDGAALGVDLAPRVKVLAVTAPPVRQGGEKVDSVDSLIDKLRNQAKVI